One part of the Symphalangus syndactylus isolate Jambi chromosome 1, NHGRI_mSymSyn1-v2.1_pri, whole genome shotgun sequence genome encodes these proteins:
- the ZFTA gene encoding zinc finger translocation-associated protein isoform X1 — translation MEPGGDHRSRSSGGRGGPGPAVASARGRRLPPAGSSGSAEPEEDEGGQDLQLEGGALGSWGSAPLPSSRARGPASSGRKYSDHCEARASRPGKSRIPGRDHRRYYHDHWRLEYLMDFNPARHGMVCMVCGSSLATLKLSTIKRHIRQKHPYSLHWSPREKEVISNSWDAHLGLGACGEAEGLGVQGAEEEEEDEEEEEEGAGVPPCPPKGPGKAPAGGGCRRQRRGGPVAPRARRLRLSASRRAGGSRGLGARRLERRLKESLQNWFRAECLMDYDPRGNRLVCMACGRALPSLHLDDIRAHVLEVHPGSLGLSGPQRSALLQAWGDQPEALSELTQSPPGDDLAPQDLTGKSRDSASAAGAPSSQDLSPPDVKEEAGWVPERPGPAEEEEELEEGEGERAGVPGRSPRGRAHRRHPQERWRLEYLMELDGGRRGLVCGVCGGALASLKMSTIERHIRRRHPGSTRLGGPVQALIAREWSEKATHLLALGLPRPESPQGPAPPGTAAASEEGGGDEEEEPEEEEWGERWGDVPLSPGAPLERPAEEEEDEEDGQEPGGLALPPPPPPPPPPPRSREQRRNYQPRWRGEYLMDYDGSRRGLVCMVCGGALATLKVSTIKRHILQVHPFSMDFTPEERQTILEAYEEAALRCYGHEGFGPPAPAPRDGGADLKSGAVCRA, via the exons ATGGAGCCCGGCGGGGACCACCGGAGCCGGAGCAGCGGCGGCAGGGGCGGCCCCGGGCCAGCAGTGGCCTCGGCACGGGGCCGACGGCTGCCGCCCGCCGGATCAAGCGGCAGCGCGGAGCCGGAGGAAGACGAAGGCG GGCAAGATCTTCAGCTGGAAGGGGGTGCCTTGGGGTCCTGGGGGAGTGCCCCCCTGCCCTCCTCCAGGGCCAGGGGACCAGCATCTTCAGGCAGGAAATATTCAGACCACTGTGAGGCCCGGGCCTCGAGGCCTGGAAAGAGCCGCATCCCTGGCCGTGACCACCGGCGCTACTACCACGACCACTGGCGGCTGGAGTACCTGATGGACTTCAATCCTGCCCGGCACGGCATGGTGTGCATGGTGTGTGGCAGCTCCCTGGCCACCCTCAAGCTCAGCACCATCAAGCGCCACATCCGCCAAAAGCACCCCTACTCCTTGCATTGGAGTCCCCGGGAGAAGGAAGTCATCAGCAACAGCTGGGATGCACACCTGGGGCTGGGGGCCTGCGGAGAGGCCGAGGGCCTGGGGGTCCagggggctgaggaggaggaggaggatgaagaggaggaggaggagggggccgGTGTCCCACCTTGCCCGCCCAAGGGCCCAG GCAAAGCCCCAGCTGGTGGGGGCTGCCGGCGCCAGCGGCGAGGGGGCCCAGTGGCACCCCGGGCTCGGCGTCTGCGCCTCTCAGCCTCCCGGAGGGCCGGGGGCAGCAGGGGGCTGGGGGCCCGGCGCCTGGAGAGGAGGCTGAAGGAGTCCCTGCAGAACTGGTTCCGGGCCGAGTGTCTCATGGACTATGACCCGCGGGGGAACCGGCTGGTGTGCATGGCCTGTGGCCGGGCACTGCCCAGCCTGCACCTGGACGACATCCGTGCCCACGTGCTGGAGGTGCACCCTGGCTCCCTGGGGCTCAGCGGCCCCCAGCGCAGTGCCCTGCTGCAGGCCTGGGGGGACCAGCCCGAGGCGCTGTCTGAGCTCACCCAGTCCCCACCAG GCGATGACCTCGCCCCCCAGGACCTGACCGGAAAGAGCCGGGACTCGGCCTCCGCTGCTGGAGCCCCCTCCTCTCAGGATCTCAGCCCCCCAGACGTAAAGGAAGAGGCTGGCTGGGTCCCTGAGAGGCCCGGGCccgcagaggaggaggaggagctggaggagggcGAGGGCGAGAGGGCGGGGGTCCCGGGCCGGTCGCCGCGGGGCCGCGCCCACCGCCGCCACCCCCAGGAGCGCTGGCGGCTGGAGTACCTCATGGAGCTGGACGGCGGCCGGCGCGGCCTGGTGTGCGGGGTGTGTGGGGGCGCGCTGGCCTCGCTCAAGATGAGCACCATCGAGCGCCACATCCGCCGGCGCCACCCGGGCTCCACGCGCCTCGGCGGGCCCGTCCAGGCCCTCATCGCCCGGGAGTGGAGCGAGAAGGCCACCCACCTGCTGGCCCTGGGGCTGCCCCGCCCCGAGTCCCCCCAGGGCCCCGCCCCCCCCGGCACTGCCGCAGCCTccgaggaggggggaggggacgAGGAGGAGGAGCCAGAGGAGGAGGAGTGGGGTGAGCGGTGGG GCGACGTTCCGCTGTCCCCTGGAGCTCCTTTGGAGCGGCCTGCCGAAGAAGAGGAGGACGAAGAGGACGGCCAGGAGCCTGGGGGACTCGCCTTGCCGCCGCCGCCTCCCCCGCCGCCTCCCCCGCCCCGCAGCCGGGAGCAGCGGCGGAACTACCAGCCGCGCTGGCGGGGCGAGTACCTGATGGACTACGACGGCAGCCGGCGCGGCCTGGTGTGTATGGTGTGCGGGGGCGCGCTGGCCACGCTCAAGGTGAGCACCATCAAGCGCCACATCCTGCAGGTGCACCCCTTCTCCATGGACTTCACGCCTGAGGAGCGCCAGACCATCCTGGAGGCCTACGAGGAGGCTGCGCTGCGCTGCTACGGCCACGAGGGCTTCGGGCCGCCCGCCCCGGCGCCGCGTGACGGCGGCGCGGACCTTAAGTCTGGCGCTGTGTGTCGGGCGTAG
- the ZFTA gene encoding zinc finger translocation-associated protein isoform X2 has translation MEPGGDHRSRSSGGRGGPGPAVASARGRRLPPAGSSGSAEPEEDEGGQDLQLEGGALGSWGSAPLPSSRARGPASSGRKYSDHCEARASRPGKSRIPGRDHRRYYHDHWRLEYLMDFNPARHGMVCMVCGSSLATLKLSTIKRHIRQKHPYSLHWSPREKEVISNSWDAHLGLGACGEAEGLGVQGAEEEEEDEEEEEEGAGVPPCPPKGPGKAPAGGGCRRQRRGGPVAPRARRLRLSASRRAGGSRGLGARRLERRLKESLQNWFRAECLMDYDPRGNRLVCMACGRALPSLHLDDIRAHVLEVHPGSLGLSGPQRSALLQAWGDQPEALSELTQSPPGDDLAPQDLTGKSRDSASAAGAPSSQDLSPPDVKEEAGWVPERPGPAEEEEELEEGEGERAGVPGRSPRGRAHRRHPQERWRLEYLMELDGGRRGLVCGVCGGALASLKMSTIERHIRRRHPGSTRLGGPVQALIAREWSEKATHLLALGLPRPESPQGPAPPGTAAASEEGGGDEEEEPEEEEWGDVPLSPGAPLERPAEEEEDEEDGQEPGGLALPPPPPPPPPPPRSREQRRNYQPRWRGEYLMDYDGSRRGLVCMVCGGALATLKVSTIKRHILQVHPFSMDFTPEERQTILEAYEEAALRCYGHEGFGPPAPAPRDGGADLKSGAVCRA, from the exons ATGGAGCCCGGCGGGGACCACCGGAGCCGGAGCAGCGGCGGCAGGGGCGGCCCCGGGCCAGCAGTGGCCTCGGCACGGGGCCGACGGCTGCCGCCCGCCGGATCAAGCGGCAGCGCGGAGCCGGAGGAAGACGAAGGCG GGCAAGATCTTCAGCTGGAAGGGGGTGCCTTGGGGTCCTGGGGGAGTGCCCCCCTGCCCTCCTCCAGGGCCAGGGGACCAGCATCTTCAGGCAGGAAATATTCAGACCACTGTGAGGCCCGGGCCTCGAGGCCTGGAAAGAGCCGCATCCCTGGCCGTGACCACCGGCGCTACTACCACGACCACTGGCGGCTGGAGTACCTGATGGACTTCAATCCTGCCCGGCACGGCATGGTGTGCATGGTGTGTGGCAGCTCCCTGGCCACCCTCAAGCTCAGCACCATCAAGCGCCACATCCGCCAAAAGCACCCCTACTCCTTGCATTGGAGTCCCCGGGAGAAGGAAGTCATCAGCAACAGCTGGGATGCACACCTGGGGCTGGGGGCCTGCGGAGAGGCCGAGGGCCTGGGGGTCCagggggctgaggaggaggaggaggatgaagaggaggaggaggagggggccgGTGTCCCACCTTGCCCGCCCAAGGGCCCAG GCAAAGCCCCAGCTGGTGGGGGCTGCCGGCGCCAGCGGCGAGGGGGCCCAGTGGCACCCCGGGCTCGGCGTCTGCGCCTCTCAGCCTCCCGGAGGGCCGGGGGCAGCAGGGGGCTGGGGGCCCGGCGCCTGGAGAGGAGGCTGAAGGAGTCCCTGCAGAACTGGTTCCGGGCCGAGTGTCTCATGGACTATGACCCGCGGGGGAACCGGCTGGTGTGCATGGCCTGTGGCCGGGCACTGCCCAGCCTGCACCTGGACGACATCCGTGCCCACGTGCTGGAGGTGCACCCTGGCTCCCTGGGGCTCAGCGGCCCCCAGCGCAGTGCCCTGCTGCAGGCCTGGGGGGACCAGCCCGAGGCGCTGTCTGAGCTCACCCAGTCCCCACCAG GCGATGACCTCGCCCCCCAGGACCTGACCGGAAAGAGCCGGGACTCGGCCTCCGCTGCTGGAGCCCCCTCCTCTCAGGATCTCAGCCCCCCAGACGTAAAGGAAGAGGCTGGCTGGGTCCCTGAGAGGCCCGGGCccgcagaggaggaggaggagctggaggagggcGAGGGCGAGAGGGCGGGGGTCCCGGGCCGGTCGCCGCGGGGCCGCGCCCACCGCCGCCACCCCCAGGAGCGCTGGCGGCTGGAGTACCTCATGGAGCTGGACGGCGGCCGGCGCGGCCTGGTGTGCGGGGTGTGTGGGGGCGCGCTGGCCTCGCTCAAGATGAGCACCATCGAGCGCCACATCCGCCGGCGCCACCCGGGCTCCACGCGCCTCGGCGGGCCCGTCCAGGCCCTCATCGCCCGGGAGTGGAGCGAGAAGGCCACCCACCTGCTGGCCCTGGGGCTGCCCCGCCCCGAGTCCCCCCAGGGCCCCGCCCCCCCCGGCACTGCCGCAGCCTccgaggaggggggaggggacgAGGAGGAGGAGCCAGAGGAGGAGGAGTGGG GCGACGTTCCGCTGTCCCCTGGAGCTCCTTTGGAGCGGCCTGCCGAAGAAGAGGAGGACGAAGAGGACGGCCAGGAGCCTGGGGGACTCGCCTTGCCGCCGCCGCCTCCCCCGCCGCCTCCCCCGCCCCGCAGCCGGGAGCAGCGGCGGAACTACCAGCCGCGCTGGCGGGGCGAGTACCTGATGGACTACGACGGCAGCCGGCGCGGCCTGGTGTGTATGGTGTGCGGGGGCGCGCTGGCCACGCTCAAGGTGAGCACCATCAAGCGCCACATCCTGCAGGTGCACCCCTTCTCCATGGACTTCACGCCTGAGGAGCGCCAGACCATCCTGGAGGCCTACGAGGAGGCTGCGCTGCGCTGCTACGGCCACGAGGGCTTCGGGCCGCCCGCCCCGGCGCCGCGTGACGGCGGCGCGGACCTTAAGTCTGGCGCTGTGTGTCGGGCGTAG